One Mobula birostris isolate sMobBir1 chromosome 4, sMobBir1.hap1, whole genome shotgun sequence DNA window includes the following coding sequences:
- the LOC140196802 gene encoding transforming acidic coiled-coil-containing protein 3-like, which produces MSLHLDENSYLDLQGSTIMDEQCNPSTPIASTGKPTLRVTEKENFPPKSSTKLSKVSFQTPARDPVTRKILSPHITNVAFQKIGNNEEIALNIQGPENLNEDKWHKDSGGSSEVFNLQSEEQLKEKTSQSVANEEQVPSHGAYTLDLDMLDAINPFQSNSKVMNSPAQKPSDNELDSREQSLKITPVNSQMLLEETAKMSLIPPYNINADQRMNTSADMPLQMECQSNYIEEDSEVIVSQKLNSFEGDCLEKIDLCKSEAAVESLELPVENSLNLNCDSTSSDSLPTGVQKPETSPVLIQDLASENAQKADTDSLQPVKLEFAFDDEVKKKPPPKKLGKRPGGQICPKRSKETTEKSVHNKSEEQIKEVIKQNEIHPDEHCKLEEQSKEAVKLSETDPVVPKFNYSVDWDKLDDPNFNPFGGISKVSNSPSSKLPEANAAKQLLQDKEEHVEPSADKVDILQKPESTPAANGSTKGIKEVQKQPVKKNTCKVKPMREVSAIPLFQEPQVFAIGDIIESMPVSNSERRISDRVQLSRSEEVTQDTKNLEFTMAGSSEFLDGIIEGEAEEFRPADQIPTFNEPIEVDYLEQFGHSLFHASALRKQSLYLKFDPLLRESPIKVTAKPLETKPNVADPLTASIIDLETRSLVLPNKETVDTAPLIPDVQPILNDPVADFAPTVFAEDTIVDVLKYSQKDMDAAIQAVKQEADEAISAVKQELARQEAITLEWKKKHEEKLVQCEEMKKIIDGYTELVLQMNEASSKKVETAKAEVDKVTEEKQQLLKDLNSAEISFSELFKRFEKQKEAINGYIKNEEILKKCSQDYLARIKKEEQRYQALKAHAEEKLNQANEVIAQVRNKYTAEIAAVEAHLRKEQMKINSLERSLEDKTKENLELSKICDELISNMKKN; this is translated from the exons ATGAGTTTGCATTTGGATGAAAACAGTTATTTGGACCTTCAAGGCTCCACTATAATGGATGAACAGTGTAACCCGTCAACACCGATTGCAAGCACGGGGAAACCAACTCTTCGAGTAACAGAGAAGGAAAATTTCCCTCCCAAAAGTTCAACAAAACTTTCCaag GTGTCCTTCCAAACCCCTGCAAGAGACCCTGTTACACGGAAAATATTGAGTCCACATATCACCAATGTTGCATTTCAGAAAATTGGAAACAATGAGGAAATTGCATTGAACATACAGGGTCCAGAAAATCTTAATGAGGATAAATG GCACAAAGATTCTGGTGGAAGTTCTGAAGTATTTAATCTGCAATCAGAAGAGCAATTGAAAGAAA AGACTAGCCAATCTGTTGCCAACGAGGAACAAGTTCCATCTCATGGAGCATATACACTTGATCTTGACATGCTTGATGCAATAAATCCATTTCAAAGTAATTCAAAAGTTATGAATTCGCCAGCTCAGAAACCGAGTGACAACGAGCTTGACTCTCGTGAACAAAGTCTCAAAATTACTCCAGTGAATAGTCAAATGCTTCTTGAGGAGACTGCAAAAATGTCTTTAATCCCTCCTTATAACATTAATGCAGATCAGCGAATGAACACATCAGCAGACATGCCTTTACAAATGGAGTGTCAAAGCAACTACATAGAGGAGGATTCTGAGGTAATTGTATCTCAGAAGTTGAACAGCTTTGAGGGAGATTGTCTTGAGAAGATTGATCTTTGCAAAAGTGAGGCAGCAGTGGAAAGTTTAGAACTTCCTGTAGAAAATTCATTGAATCTCAACTGTGACAGCACAAGCTCTGACTCCCTTCCGACGGGAGTGCAAAAACCAGAGACTTCCCCAGTACTTATTCAAGATCTTGCATCTGAAAATGCCCAGAAAGCTGATACTGATTCTTTGCAACCAGTAAAGTTGGAGTTTGCATTTGATGATGAAGTGAAGAAGAAACCACCACCAAAGAAGTTGGGAAAAAGACCTGGAGGGCAGATATGCCCTAAGAGGTCCAAAGAAACTACAGAGAAATCAGTGCATAACAAATCTGAAGAGCAGATTAAGGAAGTTATAAAACAGAATGAAATTCATCCTGATGAACACTGCAAATTGGAAGAACAGAGTAAGGAGGCTGTAAAATTGAGTGAAACTGATCCTGTCGTCCCAAAATTTAACTACAGTGTTGACTGGGACAAACTAGATGACCCAAATTTCAATCCTTTTGGTGGAATTTCAAAAGTTAGTAATTCTCCCAGCTCTAAGTTGCCAGAAGCCAACGCTGCAAAGCAATTATTGCAAGATAAAGAAGAACATGTTGAGCCATCTGCGGACAAAGTGGATATATTGCAGAAGCCAGAAAGCACTCCAGCGGCAAATGGATCTACTAAGGGAATTAAAGAGGTTCAGAAGCAACCTGTAAAGAA GAACACTTGTAAGGTTAAGCCGATGAGGGAGGTCTCAGCAATTCCTTTATTTCAG gAGCCTCAAGTTTTTGCTATTGGAGATATTATTGAGTCCATGCCAGTATCTAATTCTGAAAGGAGGATTTCAGACAGGGTACAACTATCGAGGAGTGAAGAAGTGACACAGGACACGAAAAATCTTGAGTTCACCATGGCAGGAAGCTCTGAATTTCTCGATGGCATCATTGAAGGCGAAGCTGAAGAATTCAGACCAGCTGACCAAA TTCCAACATTTAATGAACCAATTGAAGTTGACTACCTGGAGCAGTTTGGTCACTCACTG tttcatgcttctgctttGAGAAAGCAGTCTCTATACCTGAAGTTTGATCCTCTGTTGAGGGAAAGTCCTATTAAGGTAACCGCTAAGCCCCTGGAAACTAAGCCCAATGTGGCAGATCCACTAACTGCAAG TATTATTGATCTTGAAACCAGATCTCTTGTTCTTCCTAATAAAGAAACAGTG GATACAGCTCCCTTAATTCCTGATGTGCAACCTATTCTTAACGATCCAGTGGCTGATTTTGCACCTACTGTTTTTGCTGAAGATACAATTGTTGATGTACTCAAATATAGCCAAAAAGACATGGATGCTGCAATTCAAGCTGTGAAGCAAGAGGCAGATGAGGCCATATCAGCTGTGAAGCAAGAG CTTGCTCGTCAGGAAGCTATAACTTTGGAATGGAAAAAGAAGCATGAGGAAAAGCTTGTACAATGTGAAGAAATGAA GAAAATTATTGATGGATATACTGAATTGGTTTTGCAAATGAACG AGGCATCTAGCAAAAAGGTTGAAACGGCCAAGGCAGAAGTAGACAAAGTAACTGAAGAAAAGCAGCAACTCTTAAAGGATCTGAATTCAGCTGAAATATCATTTTCTGAACTATTCAAACGATTTGAAAAACAGAAAGAAGCAATTAATGGTTACATAAAG AATGAAGAGATACTAAAGAAATGTTCTCAAGATTATCTTGCAAGGATTAAGAAGGAAGAACAGAGATACCAGGCTCTAAAAGCTCATGCTGAAGAAAAATTGAATCA AGCAAATGAAGTGATTGCGCAAGTTCGCAATAAATATACAGCAGAAATTGCTGCAGTCGAGGCTCATCTGCGGAAGGAGCAAATGAAAATCAATTCCTTGGAAAGGAGTCTGGAAGATAAG ACTAAAGAAAACTTGGAACTGTCAAAGATCTGCGATGAACTAATTTCTAATATGAAAAAGAACTGA